The Mugil cephalus isolate CIBA_MC_2020 chromosome 11, CIBA_Mcephalus_1.1, whole genome shotgun sequence genome includes a window with the following:
- the enpp2 gene encoding ectonucleotide pyrophosphatase/phosphodiesterase family member 2 isoform X4, producing MLLQNLFVWMLSVLCGSDVCWGFVYDRPKRSGEDGTSARTESRSAPQYVPTSGSCRNRCFELVELEPPNCRCDNLCKTYNSCCSDFDQLCLRTARGYECSKDRCGETRNEQHACHCSEDCLARGDCCTNYRKLCKGDTSWLQDECEEIRSAECPAGFVRPPLIILSMDGFRASYVKRGSGIIPNIEKLRTCGTHAPYMRPVYPSKTFPNLYSLATGLYPESHGIVGNSMYDPVFDATFTLRSREKLNHRWWGGQPVWITALKQGVKAATFFWPVSIPMERRILTMLQWLHLPEGERPYVYAMHSEQPDTYGHKMGPMSAELNNPLRVIDRVVGQLMDGLKQMKLHRCVNIILVGDHGMEEAHCDRTEFLSNYVSSVDDIILIPGSLGRIRSRYPNNPKYDPKAVVANLTCKKADQHFKPYLKQHLPKRLHYANNRRIEDIHLLVERKWHVARKVPEGKRHCGFAGDHGYDNKINSMQTIFLGYGPTFKFKTKVPAFENIELYNVMCDLLGLKPAPNNGTHGSLNHLLRSPPYRPSMPEEVSRPTPSGLGPAGTDDLGCTCDEKNKVEELNQRLRQAIDDSRNLPYGRPAVLFRTKYTILHHSDYISGYSETLSMPLWTSYTVGRRIEVSPLPDALSNCVRPDARVPPAYSQSCTNYRADKHITYAFLYPPQLSSNMDKKYDAVLITNTVPMYHAFKRIWSYFQRALVRKYATERNGVNVLIGPIFDYDYDGVRDSAEKIKEYVSRTIPVPTHYFVVLTSCLDFTQAADSCSGPLSSAAFILPHRPSNDETCNSSEDESQWVEDLMRMHTARVRDVEILTGLDLYRRTTRSYAEILSLKTYMHTYESEI from the exons ATGTTGCTGCAGAATCTG TTTGTGTGGATGCTGTCAGTCCTGTGTGGCTCCGATGTGTGCTGGGGTTTTGTCTATGACCGACCGAAGCGCTCAGGAGAGGACGGGACTTCAGCCAGGACAGAGT CTCGCTCTGCTCCTCAGTACGTGCCGACCTCCGGCTCCTGCAGAAACAGGTGCTTTGAGCTGGTCGAGTTGGAGCCTCCGAACTGTCGCTGCGACAACCTGTGTAAGACGTacaacagctgctgctctgacTTTGACCAGCTCTGCCTCAGGACAG CCAGGGGTTATGAGTGCAGCAAGGATCGCTGTGGGGAGACTCGTAACGAACAGCACGCCTGCCACTGCTCCGAGGACTGTTTAGCCAGAGGAGACTGTTGTACCAACTATAGGAAGCTGTGTAAAG GAGACACttcgtggctgcaggatgagtGTGAAGAAATCAGATCTGCTGAGTGTCCTGCTGG GTTTGTGCGTCCACCACTCATCATCCTGTCAATGGATGGATTCAGAGCTTCGTACGTGAAGAGAGGGAGCGGCATCATTCCCAACATCGAGAAACTCA GAACATGTGGAACCCATGCTCCCTACATGAGGCCTGTTTACCCTTCCAAAACCTTCCCCAACCTCTACTCATTGGCTACA GGTCTCTACCCAGAGTCTCATGGTATTGTCGGGAACTCCATGTACGACCCAGTGTTTGATGCAACCTTCACCctgaggagcagagagaagCTCAATCACCGCTGGTGGGGAGGTCAACCT GTCTGGATCACAGCACTCAAACAGGGAGTGAAGGCCGCCACCTTCTTCTGGCCCGT CTCTATTCCTATGGAGAGGAGGATACTGACCATGCTGCAGTGGCTGCACCTCCCCGAGGGAGAGAG gCCCTATGTTTACGCCATGCACTCTGAACAACCAGACACATATGGACACAAAATGGGGCCCATGAGCGCAGAG CTGAACAACCCTCTGAGGGTGATCGATAGAGTCGTCGGCCAACTGATGGACGGACTAAAGCAGATGAAACTGCACCGATGTGTCAACATCATCCTGGTTGGGGATCACG GTATGGAGGAGGCCCACTGTGATCGCACCGAGTTCCTCAGTAACTACGTGTCCAGTGTTGATGACATCATCCTCATCCCGGGGTCCCTGGGCAGAATACGTTCCAGATACCCCAACAACCCTAAAT aTGACCCCAAGGCTGTTGTTGCAAATCTAACA TGTAAGAAAGCGGACCAGCACTTTAAGCCGTACCTGAAGCAGCACCTGCCTAAGAGGCTGCACTACGCCAACAACCGACGCATTGAAGACATTCACCTGCTGGTGGAGAGGAAATGGCACGTTGCAAG GAAAGTTCCTGAAGGGAAGAGACACTGTGGCTTTGCTGGGGACCATGGATATGACAACAAGATCAATAGCATGCAG ACTATTTTCTTGGGGTATGGACCTACGTTTAAATTCAAGACTAAAGTTCCAGCCTTTGAAAACATTGAGCTTTATAACGTCATGTGTG ATCTTCTGGGTCTAAAACCAGCTCCCAATAACGGGACCCACGGGAGTCTGAACCACCTGCTGAGGAGCCCCCCGTACAGACCCAGCATGCCAGAGGAGGTTTCCAGGCCAACGCCCTCTGGTCTTGGTCCTGCAGGAACGGACGACTTGGGCTGCACCTGTGACGAAAAG AACAAAGTGGAGGAGCTAAACCAGCGACTGAGGCAAGCTATTGATG ACAGCAGGAACCTGCCGTACGGTCGACCTGCTGTCCTCTTCCGCACCAAATACACAATCCTCCACCACAGCGACTACATCAGCGGTTACAGCGAAACCCTGTCCATGCCCCTGTGGACGTCATACACTGTCGGCAGACGG ATAGAAGTGTCTCCTCTGCCTGACGCTCTGTCCAACTGTGTGAGACCCGATGCCAGAGTCCCTCCAGCCTACAGCCAGTCATGCACCAACTACAGAGCagacaaacacatcacataCGCCTTTCTGTACCCACCAC AACTGTCCTCAAACATGGACAAGAAATACGACGCAGTCCTCATCACCAACACTGTTCCGATGTATCATGCTTTCAAGA GGATATGGAGTTACTTCCAGAGGGCGCTGGTGAGGAAATACGCCACCGAGAGAAACGGGGTGAACGTTCTTATCGGACCCATATTCGACTACGACTACGATGGCGTTAGAGACTCGGCTGAGAAGATAAAAGA GTATGTGAGTCGGACGATACCCGTCCCCACACACTACTTCGTGGTCCTGACCAGCTGCTTAGACTTCACGCAGGCTGCAGATTCGTGTAGCGGTCCGCTCAGCAGCGCCGCGTTCATCCTTCCACACAGACCCAGCAATGATGAGACCTGCAAC AGCTCAGAGGACGAGTCTCAGTGGGTGGAGGACCTGATGAGGATGCACACGGCTCGAGTCAGGGACGTGGAGATCCTGACGGGCTTGGACCTGTACCGCAGAACGACACGGAGCTACGCAGAAATCCTCTCGCTCAAGACCTACATGCATACCTACGAGAGCGAGATCTGA
- the enpp2 gene encoding ectonucleotide pyrophosphatase/phosphodiesterase family member 2 isoform X1, translated as MLLQNLFVWMLSVLCGSDVCWGFVYDRPKRSGEDGTSARTESRSAPQYVPTSGSCRNRCFELVELEPPNCRCDNLCKTYNSCCSDFDQLCLRTARGYECSKDRCGETRNEQHACHCSEDCLARGDCCTNYRKLCKGDTSWLQDECEEIRSAECPAGFVRPPLIILSMDGFRASYVKRGSGIIPNIEKLRTCGTHAPYMRPVYPSKTFPNLYSLATGLYPESHGIVGNSMYDPVFDATFTLRSREKLNHRWWGGQPVWITALKQGVKAATFFWPVSIPMERRILTMLQWLHLPEGERPYVYAMHSEQPDTYGHKMGPMSAEVSTVYPKLCLKYNPCCSFPPCVCRDDRSSLCVFQLNNPLRVIDRVVGQLMDGLKQMKLHRCVNIILVGDHGMEEAHCDRTEFLSNYVSSVDDIILIPGSLGRIRSRYPNNPKYDPKAVVANLTCKKADQHFKPYLKQHLPKRLHYANNRRIEDIHLLVERKWHVARKVPEGKRHCGFAGDHGYDNKINSMQTIFLGYGPTFKFKTKVPAFENIELYNVMCDLLGLKPAPNNGTHGSLNHLLRSPPYRPSMPEEVSRPTPSGLGPAGTDDLGCTCDEKLRVKSRGQRGLKVTLVRGYNLESLWLCLLQNKVEELNQRLRQAIDDSRNLPYGRPAVLFRTKYTILHHSDYISGYSETLSMPLWTSYTVGRRIEVSPLPDALSNCVRPDARVPPAYSQSCTNYRADKHITYAFLYPPQLSSNMDKKYDAVLITNTVPMYHAFKRIWSYFQRALVRKYATERNGVNVLIGPIFDYDYDGVRDSAEKIKEYVSRTIPVPTHYFVVLTSCLDFTQAADSCSGPLSSAAFILPHRPSNDETCNSSEDESQWVEDLMRMHTARVRDVEILTGLDLYRRTTRSYAEILSLKTYMHTYESEI; from the exons ATGTTGCTGCAGAATCTG TTTGTGTGGATGCTGTCAGTCCTGTGTGGCTCCGATGTGTGCTGGGGTTTTGTCTATGACCGACCGAAGCGCTCAGGAGAGGACGGGACTTCAGCCAGGACAGAGT CTCGCTCTGCTCCTCAGTACGTGCCGACCTCCGGCTCCTGCAGAAACAGGTGCTTTGAGCTGGTCGAGTTGGAGCCTCCGAACTGTCGCTGCGACAACCTGTGTAAGACGTacaacagctgctgctctgacTTTGACCAGCTCTGCCTCAGGACAG CCAGGGGTTATGAGTGCAGCAAGGATCGCTGTGGGGAGACTCGTAACGAACAGCACGCCTGCCACTGCTCCGAGGACTGTTTAGCCAGAGGAGACTGTTGTACCAACTATAGGAAGCTGTGTAAAG GAGACACttcgtggctgcaggatgagtGTGAAGAAATCAGATCTGCTGAGTGTCCTGCTGG GTTTGTGCGTCCACCACTCATCATCCTGTCAATGGATGGATTCAGAGCTTCGTACGTGAAGAGAGGGAGCGGCATCATTCCCAACATCGAGAAACTCA GAACATGTGGAACCCATGCTCCCTACATGAGGCCTGTTTACCCTTCCAAAACCTTCCCCAACCTCTACTCATTGGCTACA GGTCTCTACCCAGAGTCTCATGGTATTGTCGGGAACTCCATGTACGACCCAGTGTTTGATGCAACCTTCACCctgaggagcagagagaagCTCAATCACCGCTGGTGGGGAGGTCAACCT GTCTGGATCACAGCACTCAAACAGGGAGTGAAGGCCGCCACCTTCTTCTGGCCCGT CTCTATTCCTATGGAGAGGAGGATACTGACCATGCTGCAGTGGCTGCACCTCCCCGAGGGAGAGAG gCCCTATGTTTACGCCATGCACTCTGAACAACCAGACACATATGGACACAAAATGGGGCCCATGAGCGCAGAGGTGAGTACTGTGTACCCAAAATTGTGCTTAAAGTACAACCCATGTTGTAGTTTCCCCCCGTGTGTGTGTCGTGATGACCGCAGCTCCCTTTGTGTGTTCCAGCTGAACAACCCTCTGAGGGTGATCGATAGAGTCGTCGGCCAACTGATGGACGGACTAAAGCAGATGAAACTGCACCGATGTGTCAACATCATCCTGGTTGGGGATCACG GTATGGAGGAGGCCCACTGTGATCGCACCGAGTTCCTCAGTAACTACGTGTCCAGTGTTGATGACATCATCCTCATCCCGGGGTCCCTGGGCAGAATACGTTCCAGATACCCCAACAACCCTAAAT aTGACCCCAAGGCTGTTGTTGCAAATCTAACA TGTAAGAAAGCGGACCAGCACTTTAAGCCGTACCTGAAGCAGCACCTGCCTAAGAGGCTGCACTACGCCAACAACCGACGCATTGAAGACATTCACCTGCTGGTGGAGAGGAAATGGCACGTTGCAAG GAAAGTTCCTGAAGGGAAGAGACACTGTGGCTTTGCTGGGGACCATGGATATGACAACAAGATCAATAGCATGCAG ACTATTTTCTTGGGGTATGGACCTACGTTTAAATTCAAGACTAAAGTTCCAGCCTTTGAAAACATTGAGCTTTATAACGTCATGTGTG ATCTTCTGGGTCTAAAACCAGCTCCCAATAACGGGACCCACGGGAGTCTGAACCACCTGCTGAGGAGCCCCCCGTACAGACCCAGCATGCCAGAGGAGGTTTCCAGGCCAACGCCCTCTGGTCTTGGTCCTGCAGGAACGGACGACTTGGGCTGCACCTGTGACGAAAAG TTGCGTGTAAAAAGTAGGGGCCAGAGAGGTTTGAAAGTGACCCTTGTACGAGGCTATAACCTGGAGTCACTCTGGCTCTGTCTCTTACAGAACAAAGTGGAGGAGCTAAACCAGCGACTGAGGCAAGCTATTGATG ACAGCAGGAACCTGCCGTACGGTCGACCTGCTGTCCTCTTCCGCACCAAATACACAATCCTCCACCACAGCGACTACATCAGCGGTTACAGCGAAACCCTGTCCATGCCCCTGTGGACGTCATACACTGTCGGCAGACGG ATAGAAGTGTCTCCTCTGCCTGACGCTCTGTCCAACTGTGTGAGACCCGATGCCAGAGTCCCTCCAGCCTACAGCCAGTCATGCACCAACTACAGAGCagacaaacacatcacataCGCCTTTCTGTACCCACCAC AACTGTCCTCAAACATGGACAAGAAATACGACGCAGTCCTCATCACCAACACTGTTCCGATGTATCATGCTTTCAAGA GGATATGGAGTTACTTCCAGAGGGCGCTGGTGAGGAAATACGCCACCGAGAGAAACGGGGTGAACGTTCTTATCGGACCCATATTCGACTACGACTACGATGGCGTTAGAGACTCGGCTGAGAAGATAAAAGA GTATGTGAGTCGGACGATACCCGTCCCCACACACTACTTCGTGGTCCTGACCAGCTGCTTAGACTTCACGCAGGCTGCAGATTCGTGTAGCGGTCCGCTCAGCAGCGCCGCGTTCATCCTTCCACACAGACCCAGCAATGATGAGACCTGCAAC AGCTCAGAGGACGAGTCTCAGTGGGTGGAGGACCTGATGAGGATGCACACGGCTCGAGTCAGGGACGTGGAGATCCTGACGGGCTTGGACCTGTACCGCAGAACGACACGGAGCTACGCAGAAATCCTCTCGCTCAAGACCTACATGCATACCTACGAGAGCGAGATCTGA
- the enpp2 gene encoding ectonucleotide pyrophosphatase/phosphodiesterase family member 2 isoform X2: MLLQNLFVWMLSVLCGSDVCWGFVYDRPKRSGEDGTSARTESRSAPQYVPTSGSCRNRCFELVELEPPNCRCDNLCKTYNSCCSDFDQLCLRTARGYECSKDRCGETRNEQHACHCSEDCLARGDCCTNYRKLCKGDTSWLQDECEEIRSAECPAGFVRPPLIILSMDGFRASYVKRGSGIIPNIEKLRTCGTHAPYMRPVYPSKTFPNLYSLATGLYPESHGIVGNSMYDPVFDATFTLRSREKLNHRWWGGQPVWITALKQGVKAATFFWPVSIPMERRILTMLQWLHLPEGERPYVYAMHSEQPDTYGHKMGPMSAEVSTVYPKLCLKYNPCCSFPPCVCRDDRSSLCVFQLNNPLRVIDRVVGQLMDGLKQMKLHRCVNIILVGDHGMEEAHCDRTEFLSNYVSSVDDIILIPGSLGRIRSRYPNNPKYDPKAVVANLTCKKADQHFKPYLKQHLPKRLHYANNRRIEDIHLLVERKWHVARKVPEGKRHCGFAGDHGYDNKINSMQTIFLGYGPTFKFKTKVPAFENIELYNVMCDLLGLKPAPNNGTHGSLNHLLRSPPYRPSMPEEVSRPTPSGLGPAGTDDLGCTCDEKNKVEELNQRLRQAIDDSRNLPYGRPAVLFRTKYTILHHSDYISGYSETLSMPLWTSYTVGRRIEVSPLPDALSNCVRPDARVPPAYSQSCTNYRADKHITYAFLYPPQLSSNMDKKYDAVLITNTVPMYHAFKRIWSYFQRALVRKYATERNGVNVLIGPIFDYDYDGVRDSAEKIKEYVSRTIPVPTHYFVVLTSCLDFTQAADSCSGPLSSAAFILPHRPSNDETCNSSEDESQWVEDLMRMHTARVRDVEILTGLDLYRRTTRSYAEILSLKTYMHTYESEI; the protein is encoded by the exons ATGTTGCTGCAGAATCTG TTTGTGTGGATGCTGTCAGTCCTGTGTGGCTCCGATGTGTGCTGGGGTTTTGTCTATGACCGACCGAAGCGCTCAGGAGAGGACGGGACTTCAGCCAGGACAGAGT CTCGCTCTGCTCCTCAGTACGTGCCGACCTCCGGCTCCTGCAGAAACAGGTGCTTTGAGCTGGTCGAGTTGGAGCCTCCGAACTGTCGCTGCGACAACCTGTGTAAGACGTacaacagctgctgctctgacTTTGACCAGCTCTGCCTCAGGACAG CCAGGGGTTATGAGTGCAGCAAGGATCGCTGTGGGGAGACTCGTAACGAACAGCACGCCTGCCACTGCTCCGAGGACTGTTTAGCCAGAGGAGACTGTTGTACCAACTATAGGAAGCTGTGTAAAG GAGACACttcgtggctgcaggatgagtGTGAAGAAATCAGATCTGCTGAGTGTCCTGCTGG GTTTGTGCGTCCACCACTCATCATCCTGTCAATGGATGGATTCAGAGCTTCGTACGTGAAGAGAGGGAGCGGCATCATTCCCAACATCGAGAAACTCA GAACATGTGGAACCCATGCTCCCTACATGAGGCCTGTTTACCCTTCCAAAACCTTCCCCAACCTCTACTCATTGGCTACA GGTCTCTACCCAGAGTCTCATGGTATTGTCGGGAACTCCATGTACGACCCAGTGTTTGATGCAACCTTCACCctgaggagcagagagaagCTCAATCACCGCTGGTGGGGAGGTCAACCT GTCTGGATCACAGCACTCAAACAGGGAGTGAAGGCCGCCACCTTCTTCTGGCCCGT CTCTATTCCTATGGAGAGGAGGATACTGACCATGCTGCAGTGGCTGCACCTCCCCGAGGGAGAGAG gCCCTATGTTTACGCCATGCACTCTGAACAACCAGACACATATGGACACAAAATGGGGCCCATGAGCGCAGAGGTGAGTACTGTGTACCCAAAATTGTGCTTAAAGTACAACCCATGTTGTAGTTTCCCCCCGTGTGTGTGTCGTGATGACCGCAGCTCCCTTTGTGTGTTCCAGCTGAACAACCCTCTGAGGGTGATCGATAGAGTCGTCGGCCAACTGATGGACGGACTAAAGCAGATGAAACTGCACCGATGTGTCAACATCATCCTGGTTGGGGATCACG GTATGGAGGAGGCCCACTGTGATCGCACCGAGTTCCTCAGTAACTACGTGTCCAGTGTTGATGACATCATCCTCATCCCGGGGTCCCTGGGCAGAATACGTTCCAGATACCCCAACAACCCTAAAT aTGACCCCAAGGCTGTTGTTGCAAATCTAACA TGTAAGAAAGCGGACCAGCACTTTAAGCCGTACCTGAAGCAGCACCTGCCTAAGAGGCTGCACTACGCCAACAACCGACGCATTGAAGACATTCACCTGCTGGTGGAGAGGAAATGGCACGTTGCAAG GAAAGTTCCTGAAGGGAAGAGACACTGTGGCTTTGCTGGGGACCATGGATATGACAACAAGATCAATAGCATGCAG ACTATTTTCTTGGGGTATGGACCTACGTTTAAATTCAAGACTAAAGTTCCAGCCTTTGAAAACATTGAGCTTTATAACGTCATGTGTG ATCTTCTGGGTCTAAAACCAGCTCCCAATAACGGGACCCACGGGAGTCTGAACCACCTGCTGAGGAGCCCCCCGTACAGACCCAGCATGCCAGAGGAGGTTTCCAGGCCAACGCCCTCTGGTCTTGGTCCTGCAGGAACGGACGACTTGGGCTGCACCTGTGACGAAAAG AACAAAGTGGAGGAGCTAAACCAGCGACTGAGGCAAGCTATTGATG ACAGCAGGAACCTGCCGTACGGTCGACCTGCTGTCCTCTTCCGCACCAAATACACAATCCTCCACCACAGCGACTACATCAGCGGTTACAGCGAAACCCTGTCCATGCCCCTGTGGACGTCATACACTGTCGGCAGACGG ATAGAAGTGTCTCCTCTGCCTGACGCTCTGTCCAACTGTGTGAGACCCGATGCCAGAGTCCCTCCAGCCTACAGCCAGTCATGCACCAACTACAGAGCagacaaacacatcacataCGCCTTTCTGTACCCACCAC AACTGTCCTCAAACATGGACAAGAAATACGACGCAGTCCTCATCACCAACACTGTTCCGATGTATCATGCTTTCAAGA GGATATGGAGTTACTTCCAGAGGGCGCTGGTGAGGAAATACGCCACCGAGAGAAACGGGGTGAACGTTCTTATCGGACCCATATTCGACTACGACTACGATGGCGTTAGAGACTCGGCTGAGAAGATAAAAGA GTATGTGAGTCGGACGATACCCGTCCCCACACACTACTTCGTGGTCCTGACCAGCTGCTTAGACTTCACGCAGGCTGCAGATTCGTGTAGCGGTCCGCTCAGCAGCGCCGCGTTCATCCTTCCACACAGACCCAGCAATGATGAGACCTGCAAC AGCTCAGAGGACGAGTCTCAGTGGGTGGAGGACCTGATGAGGATGCACACGGCTCGAGTCAGGGACGTGGAGATCCTGACGGGCTTGGACCTGTACCGCAGAACGACACGGAGCTACGCAGAAATCCTCTCGCTCAAGACCTACATGCATACCTACGAGAGCGAGATCTGA
- the enpp2 gene encoding ectonucleotide pyrophosphatase/phosphodiesterase family member 2 isoform X3, producing MLLQNLFVWMLSVLCGSDVCWGFVYDRPKRSGEDGTSARTESRSAPQYVPTSGSCRNRCFELVELEPPNCRCDNLCKTYNSCCSDFDQLCLRTARGYECSKDRCGETRNEQHACHCSEDCLARGDCCTNYRKLCKGDTSWLQDECEEIRSAECPAGFVRPPLIILSMDGFRASYVKRGSGIIPNIEKLRTCGTHAPYMRPVYPSKTFPNLYSLATGLYPESHGIVGNSMYDPVFDATFTLRSREKLNHRWWGGQPVWITALKQGVKAATFFWPVSIPMERRILTMLQWLHLPEGERPYVYAMHSEQPDTYGHKMGPMSAELNNPLRVIDRVVGQLMDGLKQMKLHRCVNIILVGDHGMEEAHCDRTEFLSNYVSSVDDIILIPGSLGRIRSRYPNNPKYDPKAVVANLTCKKADQHFKPYLKQHLPKRLHYANNRRIEDIHLLVERKWHVARKVPEGKRHCGFAGDHGYDNKINSMQTIFLGYGPTFKFKTKVPAFENIELYNVMCDLLGLKPAPNNGTHGSLNHLLRSPPYRPSMPEEVSRPTPSGLGPAGTDDLGCTCDEKLRVKSRGQRGLKVTLVRGYNLESLWLCLLQNKVEELNQRLRQAIDDSRNLPYGRPAVLFRTKYTILHHSDYISGYSETLSMPLWTSYTVGRRIEVSPLPDALSNCVRPDARVPPAYSQSCTNYRADKHITYAFLYPPQLSSNMDKKYDAVLITNTVPMYHAFKRIWSYFQRALVRKYATERNGVNVLIGPIFDYDYDGVRDSAEKIKEYVSRTIPVPTHYFVVLTSCLDFTQAADSCSGPLSSAAFILPHRPSNDETCNSSEDESQWVEDLMRMHTARVRDVEILTGLDLYRRTTRSYAEILSLKTYMHTYESEI from the exons ATGTTGCTGCAGAATCTG TTTGTGTGGATGCTGTCAGTCCTGTGTGGCTCCGATGTGTGCTGGGGTTTTGTCTATGACCGACCGAAGCGCTCAGGAGAGGACGGGACTTCAGCCAGGACAGAGT CTCGCTCTGCTCCTCAGTACGTGCCGACCTCCGGCTCCTGCAGAAACAGGTGCTTTGAGCTGGTCGAGTTGGAGCCTCCGAACTGTCGCTGCGACAACCTGTGTAAGACGTacaacagctgctgctctgacTTTGACCAGCTCTGCCTCAGGACAG CCAGGGGTTATGAGTGCAGCAAGGATCGCTGTGGGGAGACTCGTAACGAACAGCACGCCTGCCACTGCTCCGAGGACTGTTTAGCCAGAGGAGACTGTTGTACCAACTATAGGAAGCTGTGTAAAG GAGACACttcgtggctgcaggatgagtGTGAAGAAATCAGATCTGCTGAGTGTCCTGCTGG GTTTGTGCGTCCACCACTCATCATCCTGTCAATGGATGGATTCAGAGCTTCGTACGTGAAGAGAGGGAGCGGCATCATTCCCAACATCGAGAAACTCA GAACATGTGGAACCCATGCTCCCTACATGAGGCCTGTTTACCCTTCCAAAACCTTCCCCAACCTCTACTCATTGGCTACA GGTCTCTACCCAGAGTCTCATGGTATTGTCGGGAACTCCATGTACGACCCAGTGTTTGATGCAACCTTCACCctgaggagcagagagaagCTCAATCACCGCTGGTGGGGAGGTCAACCT GTCTGGATCACAGCACTCAAACAGGGAGTGAAGGCCGCCACCTTCTTCTGGCCCGT CTCTATTCCTATGGAGAGGAGGATACTGACCATGCTGCAGTGGCTGCACCTCCCCGAGGGAGAGAG gCCCTATGTTTACGCCATGCACTCTGAACAACCAGACACATATGGACACAAAATGGGGCCCATGAGCGCAGAG CTGAACAACCCTCTGAGGGTGATCGATAGAGTCGTCGGCCAACTGATGGACGGACTAAAGCAGATGAAACTGCACCGATGTGTCAACATCATCCTGGTTGGGGATCACG GTATGGAGGAGGCCCACTGTGATCGCACCGAGTTCCTCAGTAACTACGTGTCCAGTGTTGATGACATCATCCTCATCCCGGGGTCCCTGGGCAGAATACGTTCCAGATACCCCAACAACCCTAAAT aTGACCCCAAGGCTGTTGTTGCAAATCTAACA TGTAAGAAAGCGGACCAGCACTTTAAGCCGTACCTGAAGCAGCACCTGCCTAAGAGGCTGCACTACGCCAACAACCGACGCATTGAAGACATTCACCTGCTGGTGGAGAGGAAATGGCACGTTGCAAG GAAAGTTCCTGAAGGGAAGAGACACTGTGGCTTTGCTGGGGACCATGGATATGACAACAAGATCAATAGCATGCAG ACTATTTTCTTGGGGTATGGACCTACGTTTAAATTCAAGACTAAAGTTCCAGCCTTTGAAAACATTGAGCTTTATAACGTCATGTGTG ATCTTCTGGGTCTAAAACCAGCTCCCAATAACGGGACCCACGGGAGTCTGAACCACCTGCTGAGGAGCCCCCCGTACAGACCCAGCATGCCAGAGGAGGTTTCCAGGCCAACGCCCTCTGGTCTTGGTCCTGCAGGAACGGACGACTTGGGCTGCACCTGTGACGAAAAG TTGCGTGTAAAAAGTAGGGGCCAGAGAGGTTTGAAAGTGACCCTTGTACGAGGCTATAACCTGGAGTCACTCTGGCTCTGTCTCTTACAGAACAAAGTGGAGGAGCTAAACCAGCGACTGAGGCAAGCTATTGATG ACAGCAGGAACCTGCCGTACGGTCGACCTGCTGTCCTCTTCCGCACCAAATACACAATCCTCCACCACAGCGACTACATCAGCGGTTACAGCGAAACCCTGTCCATGCCCCTGTGGACGTCATACACTGTCGGCAGACGG ATAGAAGTGTCTCCTCTGCCTGACGCTCTGTCCAACTGTGTGAGACCCGATGCCAGAGTCCCTCCAGCCTACAGCCAGTCATGCACCAACTACAGAGCagacaaacacatcacataCGCCTTTCTGTACCCACCAC AACTGTCCTCAAACATGGACAAGAAATACGACGCAGTCCTCATCACCAACACTGTTCCGATGTATCATGCTTTCAAGA GGATATGGAGTTACTTCCAGAGGGCGCTGGTGAGGAAATACGCCACCGAGAGAAACGGGGTGAACGTTCTTATCGGACCCATATTCGACTACGACTACGATGGCGTTAGAGACTCGGCTGAGAAGATAAAAGA GTATGTGAGTCGGACGATACCCGTCCCCACACACTACTTCGTGGTCCTGACCAGCTGCTTAGACTTCACGCAGGCTGCAGATTCGTGTAGCGGTCCGCTCAGCAGCGCCGCGTTCATCCTTCCACACAGACCCAGCAATGATGAGACCTGCAAC AGCTCAGAGGACGAGTCTCAGTGGGTGGAGGACCTGATGAGGATGCACACGGCTCGAGTCAGGGACGTGGAGATCCTGACGGGCTTGGACCTGTACCGCAGAACGACACGGAGCTACGCAGAAATCCTCTCGCTCAAGACCTACATGCATACCTACGAGAGCGAGATCTGA